The genomic DNA TGGTGTTGATCATGAATTCAGAACAGTGCCAGGCATTGTAGAAGATGTAACACAATTAATTATGAACTTAAGAAAAGTTAAATTTCAATATAATCCAGAATTTATAAGAGATGACGAAATTATTAGAGTTTCTTTAAATTCTGATACACCTGGAACAATAACTTCAAGACATCTTGAATTTGATAATCCAAATATTGAAATCGTTAATAAAACTTTAGAAATAGCTACTTTAAATCCAAAATCAAATATAAGTTTAGAAATGTTTTTAAGACCAGGTAGAGGATTTGTTTCAAACGAAGAAAATAAAAAATTTATTTTAGATCCTCAAGTATCATCAAAAATGGAATCAAAAATTCAAAAAGGCTTATTTATAGCTACAGATAGTAATTTTGGACCTGTTGAAAATGTAAAATATGAAATTTTTGATATGAACACATCAAGTCCAAAAATTCAAGAAAAACTAGAATTTACAATTAGAACAGACGGTACAGTAAGTCCTAAGGATGCTTTAAAACAAGCATCAGAAATTTTAATTGCTCATTTCCAAATTATTGGTGATGTAGAAAATATGAAACTTAATGTATTTGAAGAAGAAAAAATTCAAAAAGAAGAAACAACTGAAAATGACATTGATATTAATCAATTAGGATTATCAGTTCGTTCATTAAATGCTCTTAAGAAAATTAATAAAACTAAAATTAGTCAAATTGCAGCAATGACATTAGAAGAATTAGAACAAACCAAAAATTTAGGTAAGAAATCTCTTGACGAAATTCAAGAAGTTTTAAAAAATAATGGTTATTCTTTAAGTAAAGGAGATGAATAATGGCTAACCCAACACAAATTTATAGTCGTGATTCAAAATGACGTAAAGGCGTTATGAGAACATTAGTAAGTGAATTATTTGCACATGGTCGTATAACAACAACTTTAACACGTGCTAAAGAATTACGTCGTCACGCAGAAAAATTAATTACAAAGGCAAAAAACCCTACATTAGCAAATCGTCGTTTAGTTGCTAGTTTCTTACGTCCAACAACAGTTGAAGAAAATAAAGATGTTTTAAAACACTTATTTGAAACAATTGCACCATCATATGCAAAAAGAAATGGTGGTTATACAAGAATCTACAAATTAGTATCACGTTCAGGTGATAACGCACCTATGGCTATTATTGAATTAGTTAAATAAATTCTGTATTTTATACCTTTTATACATTTAATAATAAAAGTCGTTTTAATTTTACGACTTTTTTTATTATTTACATCTCTAATTACACTTTTATATAAAAACATATGAATAATAAAAATAAATATTTATTTACCTATAAAAAAGGGATATATATTAAAATGATTTTTACAAAAACATTTATTTTTTAGACTACTAACACATTATTTTTTTAACAAATTATAATGTATATAATATATAATTTATAATTATGATTAAAGTTGAAAATTTAGTATTTAAGTATCCAAATAGTCAAAACAATGCAATAGATGAATTAAATTTAAATATTGAAAAAGGAAAATATGTTGCTATTTTAGGGCACAACGGATCTGGGAAAAGTACTTTTAGTAAATTATTAGTTGCTTTATATAAACCTAATAGCGGCACCATTACAATTGATAATATTACAATAAGTAAAAAAACTATTAGGGATATTAGAAAAAAAATTGGAATTATTTTCCAAAACCCAGATAATCAATTTATTGGCGCATCAGTTGAAGATGATATTGCTTTTGGTTTAGAAAATAAAAAAATACCAAGAAAAGATATGAAACCAATTATTGAAAAACTTTCTAATGATGTAGGGATGAATAAATATCTTGATAAAGCCCCACAATTTTTATCTGGTGGGCAAAAACAAAGAGTTGCAATAGCAAGTGTTTTAGCATTAGATCCTGAAGTTATAATTTTTGATGAAGTAACATCAATGTTAGATCCTTTAGGAAAAAGAAAAGTTTTGGAAATAATACATGAAGTTCAGAAAACTAAAGAAAAAACTTTAATTTCAATAACACATGATATGGATGAAGCAATTTTAGCTGATTATTGTTTAGTCTTTTCAAAAGGTAAAATAATAGCTTCTGGCTCTCCAAAAGACATATTAAATAATCAAGAAATAATAGATTTAGCTAAAATTGATTCACCATTTATATATAAATTAAGTTCAAAGATAAAAGGTATAACACCTACTTATAATGAAAAGGAGTTTATAGAAGAATTATGCAAATAAAAGTAAAAGATTTAGTGCATACTTTTGCACGTAAAACTCCTTTGGAACATAAAGCTATTGATAATATAAATTGTAATATTGAACAAGGCGAGTTTATAGGTATTATCGGACAAACAGGTTCAGGAAAAACTACGTTTGTTGAACACCTAAATGCATTATTATTGCCATATCAAGGAAGCGTAGAATGAATTTTTCAAGATGAAAAAATGAATAAAAAAAATAAAGTAAAAGAAAAATTTATTCAAAATATAGTTTCAAGATACAAAAAAAACGGGAAACTCAAACAAGTTAAAGATGTTAGAAAAAGAGTAGGTGTAGTTTTTCAATTTGCTGAATATCAACTTTTTGAAGAAACAATAGAAGCTGATATAGCTTTCGGACCTAGAAGTTTCGGGATACCAAAAAAAGAAGCTTTTGCAAAAGCTAAGGAATATCTTGAATTAGTAGGTTTAGATGAATCTTATTTAAAAAAATCTCCTTTTGATCTTTCAGGTGGCCAAAAAAGAAGAGTAGCTATTGCTGGTATTTTAGCTATGGAACCTGATGTATTAATAGCTGATGAACCAACAGCTGGTCTTGATCCTGTTGGAGTTGTTGAAATTTTAAAAATATTTCAAAAGCTTAATGAAAAAGGAAAAACTGTAATTATAGTTACTCATGATTTAGATAATGTATTAGATGTGACTAAACGTATTTTAATTTTTAAAGATGGAAAAATTGTTAAAGACGGACCAACATATGAAACGTTAAAAGATACTGAATTTTTAGAAAAAAATAATATGGAACCTCCAAAATTATTAGCATTTGTTTCAAAATTAGAAGAAAAAGGGATTAATGTACCTAAAGTTACAAATTTAGAGCAATTAGCAGCTTTTTTAAATGAATATATGGCTAACAAGAAAAAAAGGGGATTAGATGAATAATTATAGTCGTTATATGATGAATAATACTTTTGTTCATAAATTAGATCCACGTATTAAAATAGTATCAACAATAATTTATATTGTATTGGCCTTTATAGTGACACACTTTATTACAATAGCTATTTTATTGATTCCGTTAGTTGTCTTATATATAATTGCAACTCATAAAATTAAACCACTTTTAAAATTAATGATTATGCCTCTATTAATTGGTTTCTTTTTATTTTTTGTAAATATATATACTATGAAAGTTGAAATGTATGATAATGCTGGAAAATTAACAAAAGCTTATCAAGAACTTAAACAATATTATCCTTTGCCGTTGCATTTAGGCGGTTCATATTTTATTACTTATGAAATAATTGCTAGAACATTAGGTCTTGTGGCAAGAGTTTATATTATGATTATGGCTACTACCTTAATGGTAAATACAACTAAACCAACTTTATTATCAAAAGCTCTTGAAGATTTATTGTTACCACTTAAATTATTGTTTATACCAACTCATATAATTGTAATGATAATTTATATTGCTCTTCGTTTTATACCTACTTTATTAGACGAAGCAAATAGAATAATGAAAGCACAATCAAGTAGGGGTGTCGATTTTAAAAACGGTAAACTAAAAGATAAAATTAAATCATTTACAACATTAATTATTCCACTTTTTGTTACAGCTTTTGCAAAAGCGGAAGATTTATCAAATGCAATGGAAACAAGAGGTTATGACCCATATGCTAAGAGAACTCATTATAGAATAATTATTCCAACTTGAAGAGATGCTATAATATCATTAATTGTTATTGGTTTAATTGTTTATGTTGCTTTATTACATAATAATATTATTAATTTACCAAATTGATACATTATAACTAACTTTAATTATTAAAACGAAATTAAATATCTTGTGTTTTAACAAGATATTTTTTTAAAAAATATCTTATTTTGATATTATTATATTGTAAATAATTGACAGAGGTATTTGCATATATAGCAAATTGAGAAATACTCTTTGAGCTGATCAGGTTGAAACCTGCGTAGTAAGATCAATTAAACTGATATTACTATTAATCTTTCTCTGTCCAGAAAGGTTTTTTATTTTTATGAAAAAAAATTTTATATTTAACACAACATCTACTATGATGATGTTAACAACTACTTCATTTATAGCTGCAAGTTGTTCAACATTAAAAGATGAAAAGAAACAACAAAGTATTACATTGTACTTTGGCAATAGCGAAAGTGATAAGACTGAAATTAAAAAATTGGAAGAATTTTTAAATTCAGAATTAATAAAAAATAACTATTCTAATATCACCGTTAAAATTGAAAATACACCAGATAAAGATTCTGTTTTAATTGATAATATTTTAAAAAATAACAATAATGCTATAGGTTTTCTTTCAGTAGGAGATTATTTTTTAAGATATGAAGAACTAAAATTAAGTTCTAAATTATTTTTAAGAACATTAACTAGAGCATTTAAACATGTAAATGAAAACAACGAATATGCTTTTAAACAAGCTGAATTACAAAATAATATCTTTAATGGATTAGCGTCTGAAGAAAATATTAATAATGGCTCATATGAAAGATGAAATAATGATCTATTATTTAAAAATTATATTTATGAAAACGTATATTCAGAACCAAATGATTATGTTGATAGTCAAAGAGGTCAAATTTGATTATATGGCGATGAAGCAACAAGAAATGCAATTAAAGAGGCTTGAAAAAATAAAGATTTTAATAAATTTATGAGTTTTGGAATAATTCATGGTTCAAAAGATAGTTCTTCAAAATGAATTTTACCTAAACATCTATTAAAAACTCATTTTGAAGAAGCGTTTAAAAATA from Mycoplasmopsis maculosa includes the following:
- the cypl gene encoding ABC transporter thiamine pyrophosphate-binding lipoprotein p37/Cypl, encoding MKKNFIFNTTSTMMMLTTTSFIAASCSTLKDEKKQQSITLYFGNSESDKTEIKKLEEFLNSELIKNNYSNITVKIENTPDKDSVLIDNILKNNNNAIGFLSVGDYFLRYEELKLSSKLFLRTLTRAFKHVNENNEYAFKQAELQNNIFNGLASEENINNGSYERWNNDLLFKNYIYENVYSEPNDYVDSQRGQIWLYGDEATRNAIKEAWKNKDFNKFMSFGIIHGSKDSSSKWILPKHLLKTHFEEAFKNKQLDQYLIDNSDKFADQKAYKITDFEKSNNTFHIAFDNEAPYAYTKNTKKRYIPKDNNKFEIFVVTESVPYNLGVASNTISNEVLNVIQNSFLQLSNIKGNNNIGDSLGFNAYKKTIENEDNIIIEKMKKLGY
- a CDS encoding energy-coupling factor transporter ATPase, translated to MQIKVKDLVHTFARKTPLEHKAIDNINCNIEQGEFIGIIGQTGSGKTTFVEHLNALLLPYQGSVEWIFQDEKMNKKNKVKEKFIQNIVSRYKKNGKLKQVKDVRKRVGVVFQFAEYQLFEETIEADIAFGPRSFGIPKKEAFAKAKEYLELVGLDESYLKKSPFDLSGGQKRRVAIAGILAMEPDVLIADEPTAGLDPVGVVEILKIFQKLNEKGKTVIIVTHDLDNVLDVTKRILIFKDGKIVKDGPTYETLKDTEFLEKNNMEPPKLLAFVSKLEEKGINVPKVTNLEQLAAFLNEYMANKKKRGLDE
- a CDS encoding energy-coupling factor transporter ATPase, with amino-acid sequence MIKVENLVFKYPNSQNNAIDELNLNIEKGKYVAILGHNGSGKSTFSKLLVALYKPNSGTITIDNITISKKTIRDIRKKIGIIFQNPDNQFIGASVEDDIAFGLENKKIPRKDMKPIIEKLSNDVGMNKYLDKAPQFLSGGQKQRVAIASVLALDPEVIIFDEVTSMLDPLGKRKVLEIIHEVQKTKEKTLISITHDMDEAILADYCLVFSKGKIIASGSPKDILNNQEIIDLAKIDSPFIYKLSSKIKGITPTYNEKEFIEELCK
- the rplQ gene encoding 50S ribosomal protein L17; this translates as MANPTQIYSRDSKWRKGVMRTLVSELFAHGRITTTLTRAKELRRHAEKLITKAKNPTLANRRLVASFLRPTTVEENKDVLKHLFETIAPSYAKRNGGYTRIYKLVSRSGDNAPMAIIELVK
- a CDS encoding DNA-directed RNA polymerase subunit alpha, which translates into the protein MEKMSKLDYLQVKTSLVNNNANEVTFTLSPLERGFGNTLAVSLRRILLSNITSLALFAIKINGVDHEFRTVPGIVEDVTQLIMNLRKVKFQYNPEFIRDDEIIRVSLNSDTPGTITSRHLEFDNPNIEIVNKTLEIATLNPKSNISLEMFLRPGRGFVSNEENKKFILDPQVSSKMESKIQKGLFIATDSNFGPVENVKYEIFDMNTSSPKIQEKLEFTIRTDGTVSPKDALKQASEILIAHFQIIGDVENMKLNVFEEEKIQKEETTENDIDINQLGLSVRSLNALKKINKTKISQIAAMTLEELEQTKNLGKKSLDEIQEVLKNNGYSLSKGDE
- a CDS encoding energy-coupling factor transporter transmembrane component T family protein, translating into MNNYSRYMMNNTFVHKLDPRIKIVSTIIYIVLAFIVTHFITIAILLIPLVVLYIIATHKIKPLLKLMIMPLLIGFFLFFVNIYTMKVEMYDNAGKLTKAYQELKQYYPLPLHLGGSYFITYEIIARTLGLVARVYIMIMATTLMVNTTKPTLLSKALEDLLLPLKLLFIPTHIIVMIIYIALRFIPTLLDEANRIMKAQSSRGVDFKNGKLKDKIKSFTTLIIPLFVTAFAKAEDLSNAMETRGYDPYAKRTHYRIIIPTWRDAIISLIVIGLIVYVALLHNNIINLPNWYIITNFNY